From Pseudonocardia autotrophica, one genomic window encodes:
- a CDS encoding S9 family peptidase yields the protein MLPSDIGRLVTLGSPAVSPDGASVAFTVRRVDLERNSYPTSVWLAAVDGSSAPRRLTGSEHGDRSPAWSPDGTRLAVVTGRADGGSVLRVLPIGTPGEPVPLCERDEAVSEPAWSPDGTRIAFVSRERTARWSTGDDDRAREPRRIDRLFSRLDGEGWIVDRPSSVFVVDAAGGGAPWIVAGGPFEHSGPAWSPDGRTLAVVSSREPDWDLSSATGIYLADADGAAEPRRLTAPGPTHHSPSWSPDGSRIATLAADEHLAAPAHGHPCVVDVGTGAERVLATALDRQCSPIPGARAPVWDGADLLFTVEDRGGVHLYRVGTGDHDAPQPLLTGDRVVAAFDRAGGSTVVLLGDPARIPQLHVLDDGATPGAAPRRLTGLADPFHAAVPAPAPAHLAVPSPAGDGDIDTWVLLPEHVADGPVPVLLSIHGGPATQYSSVWFDEFRLWAAAGYAVVWCNPHGSTGFTEAWSRAIRAPEAETAPGTGWGGIDADDVLAALDGALDAFGELDRDRVGVLGGSYGGYLTTWLSARHPGRFRAACSERAVNNIESNEWHSDVAGWFHEQFGVTHLRDPGRYRAMSPVSYAADIDVPMLLLHSEDDLRCPPEQADALFVALRMLGKPVEYWRFPQESHGMSRDGSPRHRMQRARIILDFFGRHLGGTRPDEVPRG from the coding sequence GTGCTGCCCTCCGACATCGGACGACTGGTCACCCTCGGCTCTCCCGCGGTCTCCCCGGACGGCGCATCGGTCGCCTTCACGGTCCGCCGGGTCGATCTCGAACGCAACAGCTACCCGACCTCGGTCTGGCTGGCCGCCGTCGACGGGAGCTCCGCGCCGCGCCGGCTGACCGGCTCCGAGCACGGCGACCGCTCCCCCGCCTGGTCGCCGGACGGGACCCGGCTGGCGGTCGTCACCGGCCGCGCGGACGGCGGATCGGTGCTGCGGGTGCTGCCGATCGGGACCCCGGGTGAACCGGTCCCGCTCTGCGAGCGGGACGAGGCCGTCAGCGAGCCGGCATGGTCACCGGACGGGACCCGGATCGCGTTCGTCTCCCGGGAACGCACGGCCCGCTGGTCCACCGGCGACGACGACCGCGCACGCGAACCGCGCCGGATCGACCGCCTGTTCAGCAGGCTGGACGGCGAGGGCTGGATCGTGGACCGTCCCTCCAGCGTGTTCGTCGTGGACGCCGCGGGCGGCGGGGCACCGTGGATCGTCGCCGGTGGGCCGTTCGAGCACTCGGGGCCCGCCTGGTCACCGGACGGTCGCACGCTCGCCGTCGTCTCGTCCCGGGAACCGGACTGGGATCTGTCCTCCGCGACCGGGATCTACCTGGCCGACGCCGACGGCGCCGCCGAGCCCCGCAGGCTGACCGCCCCGGGCCCCACCCACCACTCGCCGTCCTGGTCGCCGGACGGCAGCCGGATCGCCACCCTGGCGGCTGACGAGCATCTCGCCGCGCCCGCGCACGGACACCCCTGCGTCGTCGACGTCGGCACCGGCGCCGAGCGCGTCCTCGCGACCGCTCTGGACCGGCAGTGCAGCCCGATCCCGGGCGCCCGCGCTCCCGTCTGGGACGGTGCCGACCTGCTGTTCACCGTGGAGGACCGCGGCGGGGTGCACCTCTACCGGGTCGGTACCGGCGACCACGACGCCCCGCAGCCGCTGCTCACCGGGGACCGTGTGGTGGCCGCGTTCGACCGGGCGGGCGGCAGCACGGTCGTGCTGCTCGGTGACCCGGCCCGCATCCCGCAGCTGCACGTGCTCGACGACGGTGCCACCCCCGGCGCCGCCCCACGACGGCTGACCGGACTCGCCGACCCGTTCCACGCGGCCGTCCCCGCGCCGGCCCCCGCCCACCTGGCCGTTCCGTCGCCGGCCGGGGACGGCGACATCGACACCTGGGTGTTGCTCCCCGAGCACGTCGCGGACGGTCCGGTCCCGGTCCTGCTGTCGATCCACGGCGGCCCCGCGACCCAGTACTCGTCGGTGTGGTTCGACGAGTTCCGGCTCTGGGCGGCCGCCGGGTACGCGGTCGTCTGGTGCAATCCGCACGGCTCGACCGGCTTCACCGAGGCGTGGTCCCGGGCGATCCGGGCTCCGGAGGCCGAAACGGCACCCGGCACCGGCTGGGGCGGGATCGACGCCGACGACGTCCTGGCCGCGCTGGACGGCGCGCTGGACGCGTTCGGCGAGCTCGACCGCGACCGGGTCGGGGTGCTGGGCGGCTCGTACGGCGGTTACCTGACGACCTGGCTGTCGGCCCGTCACCCCGGCCGGTTCCGCGCCGCCTGCAGCGAGCGCGCGGTGAACAACATCGAGTCCAACGAGTGGCACTCCGACGTCGCGGGCTGGTTCCACGAGCAGTTCGGGGTGACCCACCTGCGCGACCCCGGCCGGTACCGGGCGATGTCGCCGGTGTCGTACGCGGCCGACATCGACGTCCCGATGCTGCTCCTGCACTCCGAGGACGACCTGCGGTGCCCACCGGAGCAGGCCGACGCGCTGTTCGTCGCGCTCCGGATGCTCGGGAAGCCGGTGGAGTACTGGCGGTTCCCGCAGGAGAGCCACGGGATGTCCCGCGACGGGTCACCGCGGCACCGGATGCAGCGGGCCCGGATCATCCTGGACTTCTTCGGCAGGCACCTCGGTGGCACCCGCCCGGACGAGGTGCCCCGCGGCTGA
- a CDS encoding site-specific integrase: MTARRSRGEGGLHWDESRQRWIATATLGFDGRGKRITRKASGTTKTAAKAKLREILRDQENGTVVPAGKYTVADAVRDWIAYGLTGRSPATLSNYTTIANKHIVSQLGARKLRDLTADDVDRWLRAESRVVSTRTLRLMHSLLNRAVRHAMARDKVMRNVVELCSVPTGREGRRSKSLTFTQAEKLLRAAEASSMRAYVVLSLLTGARTEELRALRWEDVDLVGSPDEDPPVPPSISVLRSVRMDGDTKTRRSRRRLAVPSRAVRALAAHAERPEVSTGQADLVFASRNGTELDAHNVRRSFRRVAADAGLDAAEWTPRELRHSFVSLLSDSGVPLEHISRLVGHSGTAVTEAVYRQQLRPVLEHGAIAMDGIFPSDDHADDR, translated from the coding sequence ACCGCCCGGAGAAGCCGCGGAGAGGGGGGACTGCACTGGGACGAGTCCCGCCAGCGCTGGATCGCCACCGCCACACTCGGGTTCGACGGGCGGGGCAAGCGGATCACGCGCAAAGCCAGCGGCACCACCAAGACCGCCGCCAAGGCGAAGCTGCGCGAGATTCTGCGTGACCAGGAGAACGGCACTGTTGTCCCTGCCGGCAAGTACACCGTGGCCGACGCCGTACGCGACTGGATCGCCTACGGGCTCACAGGTCGCTCCCCCGCGACCCTCTCGAACTACACGACGATCGCGAACAAGCATATTGTCAGCCAGCTCGGCGCCCGCAAGCTGCGCGATCTGACGGCTGATGACGTCGATCGTTGGCTTCGTGCCGAATCCCGGGTCGTCAGCACTCGGACCCTCCGGTTGATGCACTCGTTGCTGAACCGGGCCGTCCGTCACGCGATGGCCCGGGACAAGGTCATGCGCAATGTCGTCGAGCTGTGCTCGGTCCCGACCGGGCGCGAGGGACGACGGTCCAAGTCGCTGACCTTCACCCAGGCCGAGAAGCTGCTCAGGGCCGCGGAGGCCAGCTCAATGCGCGCCTATGTCGTGCTGTCGCTGCTCACCGGAGCACGGACGGAGGAGCTGCGCGCGCTGCGTTGGGAGGATGTCGACCTGGTCGGGTCACCTGATGAGGATCCACCGGTGCCGCCGTCGATCTCCGTTCTGCGCTCAGTACGCATGGACGGCGACACCAAGACCCGCAGGTCCCGACGTCGTCTGGCGGTGCCGTCCCGGGCAGTCCGCGCGCTCGCTGCACACGCCGAACGGCCGGAGGTCTCCACGGGGCAGGCCGATCTCGTGTTCGCCTCCCGCAACGGCACGGAGTTGGACGCGCACAACGTCCGCCGGTCGTTCCGACGCGTCGCCGCTGACGCAGGCCTCGATGCGGCCGAGTGGACGCCACGCGAGCTACGCCACAGCTTCGTCTCGCTGCTCTCCGATTCCGGAGTGCCGCTGGAGCACATCTCTCGGCTGGTCGGCCACAGCGGCACGGCCGTCACCGAGGCTGTCTACCGACAGCAGCTCCGCCCGGTACTGGAACACGGCGCCATCGCGATGGACGGGATCTTCCCTTCCGACGATCACGCAGACGACCGCTGA
- a CDS encoding TrmB family transcriptional regulator, producing the protein MAVHNVTGELQRLGMSGYEAKAYVALVLAAEPVNGYEVAKRSGVPRSTVYETLGKLVGRGAAYEVRTDDDAIGYVPLPPRSLLERMRREFDRTIGVLEDELPRLASPPPARLVHSLGERSTLLERAEDIVTVAEGELYMSGWPEDLDVLTPGARRAEERGVAVRRVVFGHDGDRVGWTTEHRYSSPETVEANLGQRLLVVVADRSQAVIGGLTTDRTWGLYTDDPAAVLLALDYVRHDIAMHVVADRYAEHGFDEFWSDDHALRLLRGTADPSRERTG; encoded by the coding sequence ATGGCCGTGCACAACGTGACGGGGGAGCTGCAACGCCTCGGCATGTCCGGCTACGAGGCCAAGGCCTATGTGGCGCTGGTCCTCGCCGCCGAACCGGTCAACGGCTACGAGGTGGCCAAGCGCTCCGGGGTTCCGCGGAGCACCGTGTACGAGACCCTCGGCAAGCTGGTCGGGCGCGGTGCGGCCTACGAGGTGCGCACCGACGACGACGCGATCGGCTACGTCCCGCTCCCGCCCCGGTCGTTGCTGGAACGGATGCGCCGCGAGTTCGACCGCACCATCGGGGTCCTGGAGGACGAGCTGCCCCGCCTGGCGTCGCCGCCGCCGGCGCGGCTGGTGCACTCGCTGGGCGAGCGCAGCACGCTGCTGGAGCGGGCCGAGGACATCGTCACCGTTGCCGAGGGCGAGCTGTACATGTCGGGCTGGCCGGAGGATCTCGACGTGCTCACGCCGGGGGCCCGGCGCGCCGAGGAGCGTGGCGTCGCCGTGCGCCGAGTGGTGTTCGGCCACGACGGTGATCGGGTCGGCTGGACCACCGAGCACCGCTACTCCAGCCCGGAGACGGTCGAGGCGAACCTGGGGCAGCGGCTGCTCGTCGTCGTCGCGGACCGCAGCCAGGCCGTGATCGGCGGGCTGACCACCGACCGCACCTGGGGCCTGTACACCGACGACCCGGCGGCCGTCCTGCTCGCGCTCGACTACGTGCGGCACGACATCGCGATGCACGTCGTGGCCGACCGCTACGCCGAGCACGGGTTCGACGAGTTCTGGTCCGACGATCACGCGCTGCGGCTGCTGCGCGGCACCGCCGACCCGAGCCGGGAACGGACCGGCTGA